In Clostridium swellfunianum, a genomic segment contains:
- a CDS encoding carbohydrate ABC transporter permease gives MERETYKSRSKFSQSLCKCLLYLILILYAFITIYPFIWTIASSLKSTQQFLNSNPLDLIPKPIRLSNYKEAWKTVPMGRFILNSVFITLFVTTVQVLVASMAAYAFAKISFKGKNIIFILFLGTMMVPSQVTLIPNYILLRNFNWLNKYQALLIPTIFSGICVTGMFILRQYFLSIPKEIEDAAIIDGCSRYGVFWRIILPNAKPAMATFAIISFNSHWNSFLYPLIMMNDVKKMPIQVGIAYFKSISQQTGGPLLAGTTMAILPVILVFLIFQKYIVNGTLTSGMGGK, from the coding sequence ATGGAAAGAGAGACATATAAAAGCAGAAGTAAATTCTCACAATCTCTGTGTAAATGTTTACTGTATTTGATTTTAATTCTATATGCATTTATAACTATATATCCTTTCATTTGGACTATTGCATCGTCACTAAAATCAACTCAGCAATTTTTAAATAGTAATCCATTAGACTTAATACCTAAACCTATAAGATTGTCAAACTATAAAGAAGCTTGGAAGACAGTACCTATGGGAAGGTTCATTTTAAACTCTGTATTCATTACATTGTTTGTTACAACAGTTCAGGTGTTAGTGGCATCTATGGCTGCCTATGCTTTCGCTAAAATAAGTTTTAAGGGTAAAAATATTATTTTTATATTATTTCTAGGTACGATGATGGTTCCGAGTCAGGTGACTTTAATTCCTAATTATATATTACTTAGAAACTTTAATTGGTTGAATAAATATCAAGCATTGCTAATACCTACAATTTTCTCGGGTATATGTGTTACAGGAATGTTTATCTTAAGACAATATTTTTTATCAATACCTAAGGAAATTGAAGATGCAGCTATAATAGATGGATGTTCACGATATGGCGTATTTTGGAGAATTATATTACCTAATGCAAAACCAGCAATGGCTACATTTGCTATTATAAGCTTTAACTCTCATTGGAATTCTTTCTTGTATCCATTAATAATGATGAATGATGTTAAAAAAATGCCTATCCAAGTTGGAATAGCCTATTTTAAGAGCATTTCGCAGCAAACAGGAGGACCTCTTCTTGCTGGAACTACGATGGCTATACTTCCGGTAATTTTGGTATTTCTAATATTCCAAAAGTATATAGTAAATGGAACATTAACCTCTGGAATGGGTGGAAAGTAG
- a CDS encoding ABC transporter substrate-binding protein gives MKCKMKKLLAIATMAAILCTSSFGCGKEQEVKTNAPKQKTVVRVMSWWNFQDSKPLKELKSKFESANPDYELQFDQIATKYADKVLTVVAGGGDQVPDVMMLAMDVVPRFAKAGAIQPLDKYITDSYKKDLYPVVLDALQFDGKIYAAPRDITSFVMYCNKKMFEDAKVPIPKAGWTWNDFLETAKKLTKLENGKPVQWGYHFSKTNDSIFTWLIQNGAGYTTSNKKQSILSSQESQEAIQFLYDLTYKHKVSPTITEAKQFGTDDSAAFLAGKVAMQIGGLSTSVAFDKAGINYVKVPLPIGKKQATTAFVNSWTIPKGAKNPDASWKVIEFLSSKEGQQIALSTKMGLPASKSVDISEFIKEREDNKHLIDALEYSIPFTTLSNGAEYYDLVNKSLEKIWFNQAKIDEVTKSIDSQGNTMLNK, from the coding sequence ATGAAATGTAAAATGAAAAAGTTACTAGCTATTGCAACTATGGCAGCAATTTTATGCACATCAAGTTTTGGATGTGGAAAAGAACAAGAAGTTAAAACTAATGCACCAAAGCAGAAGACAGTAGTTAGGGTTATGTCTTGGTGGAATTTTCAAGATTCTAAACCACTTAAGGAATTAAAGTCTAAATTTGAAAGCGCTAATCCTGATTATGAACTTCAATTTGACCAAATTGCAACTAAGTATGCTGATAAAGTTCTTACAGTTGTAGCTGGTGGAGGAGACCAAGTACCAGATGTAATGATGCTAGCTATGGATGTGGTACCAAGGTTTGCTAAAGCAGGTGCCATACAGCCTCTAGATAAGTATATTACAGACAGCTATAAGAAGGATTTATATCCTGTAGTTTTAGATGCATTACAATTTGATGGAAAGATATATGCAGCTCCGCGTGATATAACTTCATTTGTAATGTATTGCAATAAAAAAATGTTTGAAGATGCAAAGGTTCCTATACCAAAGGCAGGATGGACTTGGAATGATTTCTTAGAGACTGCTAAAAAACTTACTAAATTAGAAAATGGAAAGCCAGTTCAGTGGGGATATCATTTTTCTAAAACTAATGATTCAATTTTCACATGGCTGATACAAAATGGTGCTGGTTATACCACAAGTAATAAAAAACAAAGTATACTCAGTTCTCAAGAATCACAAGAAGCAATACAGTTTTTATATGACTTAACTTATAAACATAAGGTGTCACCGACTATAACAGAGGCAAAACAATTTGGTACAGATGATAGTGCTGCGTTTCTTGCAGGAAAAGTAGCAATGCAGATTGGAGGACTATCAACGTCTGTTGCCTTTGATAAAGCGGGTATTAATTATGTTAAGGTGCCGCTTCCAATAGGAAAGAAGCAAGCGACTACAGCTTTTGTAAATTCATGGACTATTCCAAAAGGTGCTAAAAACCCAGATGCATCGTGGAAGGTTATAGAATTCCTGTCTAGCAAAGAAGGACAGCAAATAGCACTTTCAACAAAAATGGGCTTACCAGCAAGTAAAAGTGTAGATATATCCGAATTTATAAAAGAAAGAGAAGATAATAAACATTTAATAGATGCTTTGGAGTATTCTATTCCATTCACAACACTTTCAAATGGTGCCGAATACTATGACTTAGTTAATAAGAGCCTCGAAAAAATCTGGTTCAATCAAGCAAAGATTGACGAAGTTACAAAATCAATAGATAGTCAAGGTAATACAATGCTTAATAAATAG
- a CDS encoding sugar isomerase domain-containing protein — translation MVGKGIYLEIIGDMLQEIEKTQADNIEKASKLIYESINNGGVLHTYSTGHSHMIMEEMFYRTGGLVPVNPIFDSNTMLHQGVLKSTELERLSGYAKVVLNNADIRKDENILICSNSGINAVPIEAAIIAKEMGLNVIAITSASVSEKAKSRHSSGLKLKDLADIVIDNCIKDSDAAIKIEQTNQLVAPVSTIVGSYIVNRIVIDVVNEFLKNNTIPPVFMTANVEGGYEFNEKLISQYKERIKSF, via the coding sequence ATGGTAGGCAAAGGTATCTACTTGGAAATAATTGGAGATATGCTACAAGAGATTGAGAAAACTCAGGCTGATAATATTGAAAAAGCATCAAAGTTAATATATGAATCTATTAATAATGGAGGGGTGCTTCATACTTATTCTACAGGGCATTCTCATATGATAATGGAAGAAATGTTCTACAGAACTGGTGGATTAGTTCCTGTAAACCCTATTTTTGATAGCAATACAATGCTTCATCAGGGTGTTCTTAAGAGCACAGAATTGGAAAGATTATCGGGGTATGCAAAAGTAGTACTAAATAACGCTGATATTAGAAAAGACGAAAATATATTAATATGCTCAAATTCAGGTATAAATGCTGTTCCAATTGAAGCAGCTATTATAGCAAAAGAAATGGGACTTAATGTTATTGCAATAACCTCAGCAAGCGTATCAGAAAAAGCAAAATCAAGACATAGTTCTGGACTCAAGCTTAAAGATTTGGCAGATATAGTAATAGACAATTGCATAAAGGATAGTGATGCAGCCATTAAAATAGAACAAACCAATCAATTAGTAGCTCCTGTATCTACTATAGTTGGTTCATATATAGTAAACCGAATAGTCATTGATGTAGTTAATGAATTTTTAAAAAACAATACAATTCCACCTGTATTTATGACTGCTAATGTAGAAGGTGGATATGAATTTAATGAAAAACTGATTTCTCAATATAAAGAAAGGATAAAGAGCTTTTAA
- a CDS encoding BadF/BadG/BcrA/BcrD ATPase family protein has protein sequence MGYYIGIDGGGSKTELLLCNKEGEVKKHLITEGTNTANIREDKAINNIEKLINNALLGIDKSNVDYISICVPGLKKYSSQITLLKEFQTKFSIMGDELNAFYGALGNDRGIVILSGTGSFAIGRNSIGKMHTVGGWGAISQDEGSGYYMGVQALKAVMRNYDSMGRDTILSNLILEAFNIKSINDLKSFLYNGSCGVKEIAALSKLVKYGAENHDFVCKDIANDCAYKLFQLAEGVINRLEMYDEKYNLCLTGGISNFKGLILNPLNELLENKYLNIHIKEPEFTPVVGSIILCFIQTGRSNLDKNIEGIKKSLKDVKISVI, from the coding sequence ATGGGCTATTATATTGGAATTGATGGCGGAGGAAGTAAAACTGAACTTCTGTTATGCAACAAAGAAGGTGAGGTGAAAAAGCATTTAATTACCGAGGGTACGAATACAGCGAATATACGTGAAGATAAAGCTATAAACAACATAGAAAAATTAATTAATAATGCCTTGCTGGGAATAGATAAATCTAATGTGGATTATATATCAATTTGTGTTCCGGGTTTAAAAAAATACTCTAGTCAAATTACTTTACTAAAAGAATTTCAAACTAAGTTTAGTATTATGGGAGATGAGTTGAATGCTTTCTATGGTGCTTTAGGTAACGATAGAGGAATAGTAATTTTAAGCGGAACAGGTTCATTTGCGATTGGAAGAAATAGCATTGGAAAGATGCATACAGTGGGGGGGTGGGGAGCAATATCACAAGATGAAGGAAGTGGCTATTATATGGGAGTACAGGCATTAAAGGCTGTGATGAGAAACTATGATTCTATGGGTAGAGATACGATACTTTCGAATTTAATTCTAGAAGCTTTTAATATAAAAAGTATAAATGATTTAAAAAGCTTTTTGTATAATGGTAGTTGTGGAGTGAAAGAGATAGCTGCACTCAGTAAGCTCGTTAAGTATGGAGCAGAAAATCATGATTTTGTATGTAAAGACATTGCAAATGACTGTGCTTATAAGTTATTTCAACTAGCAGAGGGAGTTATTAATAGATTAGAAATGTACGATGAAAAATATAATTTATGCTTAACTGGGGGGATAAGTAATTTTAAAGGGTTAATATTAAATCCCTTAAATGAACTTCTAGAAAATAAATATTTAAATATTCATATAAAAGAACCGGAGTTTACACCAGTGGTTGGAAGTATTATATTATGCTTTATACAAACTGGAAGGAGTAATTTAGATAAAAATATTGAGGGGATAAAAAAATCATTAAAGGATGTGAAGATTAGTGTTATCTAG